The Chlorocebus sabaeus isolate Y175 chromosome 18, mChlSab1.0.hap1, whole genome shotgun sequence genome window below encodes:
- the ADCYAP1 gene encoding LOW QUALITY PROTEIN: pituitary adenylate cyclase-activating polypeptide (The sequence of the model RefSeq protein was modified relative to this genomic sequence to represent the inferred CDS: inserted 1 base in 1 codon; substituted 1 base at 1 genomic stop codon) — protein sequence MNKNRSATVKQNILFLKATGRQMLTKRALQKPCSDRFLLTAQINTSRRPVTSVTTGSSXRSRALPPRPLFLSXSLSSPPSLRVTLPPSSARLQTFEQNTSLGKQVLQLLLLLLLVPAASAQTPTPDGDASRVVTPAQKLEEALCPPSYLAAHPLLTAVRVEGMTMCSGARLALLVYGIIMHSSVYCSPAAAGLRFPGIRPEEEAYDEDGNPLQDFYDLEPPGAGSPASALRDASALYYPSERRDVAHGILNKAYRKVLDQLSARKYLQSLVAKGVGGSLGGGVEEDAEPLSKRHSDGIFTDSYSRYRKQMAVKKYLAAVLGKRYKQRVKNKGRRIAYL from the exons ATGAATAAAAATCGGAGCGCAACAGTGAAACAAAATATTCTGTTCTTAAAGGCAACAGGCAGACAGATGTTGACAAAGAGGGCTCTCCAAAAACCATGTTCGGATAGATTTTTGCTAACTGCACAGATAAATACGAGCAGAAGGCCCGTCACCTCTGTAACCACCGGCAGCAGCTGAAGAAG CCGTGCTTTACCTCCTCgccccctctttcttt tctctctctcttcgcCCCCTTCTCTCCGTGTCACGCTCCCTCCTAGTTCTGCGCGTCTACAAACTTTTGAACAGAACACGAGCCTCGGCAAACAAGTCCTGCagctcctcctgctgctcctgctcGTTCCTGCGGCTTCTGCTCAGACACCAACGCCAGACGGTGATGCCTCTCGGGTTGTGACTCCAGCGCAGAAACTTGAAGAAGCCCTTTGCCCGCCGTCCTACTTGGCAGCACATCCTCTCCTGACAGCGGTAAGAGTTGAAGG AATGACCATGTGTAGCGGAGCGAGGCTGGCCCTGCTGGTCTACGGGATAATCATGCACAGCAGCGTCTACTGCTCACCTGCCGCCGCCGGACTCCGGTTCCCCGGGATCAG GCCGGAGGAAGAGGCGTACGACGAGGACGGAAACCCGCTGCAAGACTTCTACGACTTGGAGCCGCCGGGCGCAGGGAGCCCCGCCTCCGCGCTGCGCGACGCCTCCGCATTGTACTACCCCTCCGAGAGAAG AGATGTCGCCCACGGGATCCTTAACAAGGCCTACCGCAAAGTGCTGGACCAGCTGTCCGCCAGGAAGTACCTGCAGTCGCTCGTGGCCAAGGGCGTGGG TGGGAGCCTAGGCGGCGGCGTGGAGGAGGACGCGGAGCCGCTCTCCAAGCGCCACTCGGATGGAATCTTCACGGACAGCTACAGTCGCTACCGGAAACAAATGGCTGTCAAGAAATACTTGGCGGCCGTCCTAGGGAAAAGGTATAAACAAAGGGTTAAAAACAAAGGACGCCGAATAGCTTATTTGTAG